The following are encoded together in the Pithys albifrons albifrons isolate INPA30051 chromosome 5, PitAlb_v1, whole genome shotgun sequence genome:
- the LOC139672123 gene encoding estradiol 17-beta-dehydrogenase 11-like produces the protein MNLFLETFLFLGTLVYSYVEAFVKLFIPAKRKSVSGELVLITGAGHGVGRATALEFAKRQSRLVLWDISKHGVEETAAECKSLGATAEAFVVDCSKREEIYSAAEKVKKEIGDVTILVNNAGVITAADLLSTQDHQIERMFEVNILAHMWTTRAFLPAMMNNNYGHIVTVASAAGHFVTSFMVAYCSSKFAAVGFHKALTEELSTLGKDGIKTTCLCPVFINTGFVKNPSTRLGKILEIEEVVEALMEGIVTNQKMVFVPPNQSVALLLERVFPERALNVLKKMTDVKFDAVVGQRSTQ, from the exons ATGAATCTGTTTCTGGAAACGTTCCTCTTTCTGGGCACGCTCGTGTACTCCTACGTGGAGGCTTTCGTGAAGCTGTTTATCCCCGCGAAGAGAAAGTCTGTCAGCGGAGAGCTTGTGCTCATCACGGGTGCGGGCCATGGCGTCGGCAGAGCGACCGCCCTCGAGTTCGCCAAGCGCCAGAGcaggctggtgctgtgggaCATCAGCAAG CACGGCGTTGAGGAGACGGCAGCAGAATGCAAAAGCTTGGGAGCCACTGCTGAAGCCTTTGTGGTGGACTGCAGCAAACGTGAGGAGATCTACAGCGCTGCAGAGAAG GTGAAAAAGGAAATTGGGGATGTGACCATCCTGGTGAACAATGCTGGTGTGATCACAGCTGCTGACCTGCTCTCGACTCAGGACCACCAGATAGAAAGAATGTTTGAAGTCAACATTCTTGCTCACATGTGG ACTACAAGAGCTTTTCTGCCAGCCATGATGAACAACAACTATGGGCACATTGTCACAGTGGCTTCAGCAGCAGGTCATTTTGTGACTTCTTTCATGGTGGCTTACTG ctcaaGCAAGTTTGCTGCAGTTGGATTTCATAAAGCTCTGACAGAGGAGCTGTCTACCCTGGGAAAGGACGGAATAAAAACCACATGCCTTTGTCCAGTTTTCATAAACACTGGATTTGTCAAAAACCCCAGTACAAG GCTTGGAAAGATTTTGGAGATTGAAGAAGTTGTGGAGGCTCTGATGGAAGGAATAGTCACCAACCAGAAAATGGTTTTTGTTCCACCAAATCAGAGTGTTGCTTTATTGCTTGAAAG GGTGTTTCCAGAACGTGCCCTGAATGTTCTGAAGAAGATGACCGATGTCAAGTTTGATGCAGtggttgggcagagaagcacCCAGTGA